The genomic segment CTTTTGTTGCAGATAAAAATGTTAAGGCCTTATTTCTTCTTGGATGTGGGTTAATACTTATGAATGTATTTTCAATGATTTTATCTGGAATCAGAACTATCGCCATGTCTAAGATTACCAATCAAATCTTAGTGGATATTAGACATAGCTTATATACTCATATACAAACTTTAAGCTTTAATTTTTTTGATAATAGACCCGTTGGAAAGATTATTTCAAGAGTTGTTGGAGATGTAAATGCTCTTCAAAATTTATTAAATAATAGTATTGTAAATTTAATTCCTAATGTTTTTACTATTATCCTTGTAATTTGTCTAATGCTTATATTAAATCCAATGCTGGCTGGTATCTGCTTAATTACAATGCCTTTATTATTATTTGCAATGTTCTACATTCAGATTAAGGCAGATAATAAATGGAAAATCTTTAGAGAACATCGTTCTTCTTTAATTGGATACACTCATGAATCTTTATCAGGAATGAAGGTAATTCAAGGTTTTAGCAGAAAATATTACGCTAAAGATAAATTTGACAGCCATATTGGAAATCATGCAAAAGGTTTTATGACTGCTGTATTTACTCAAGATTTCTTTTGGCCATTTTTGACTGCCTTCCGTGGTTTAAGTATGGTAATTCTACTCGGCTCTGGATATGTGTTAAGCAAACAAGGGAATTTAAGCTTAGGGACTTTAATGGCATTTTTTATGTACATTGAAATGCTTTGGAGACCTATTATAAATCTCTCTTCATTTTATAATGCCTTTGTTACCAGTATGTCTGCTGGCGAAAGAATTTTTGATATTTTAGATACCAAAAGCGATATTGTAGATGAAGCATCAATTAAGGCTCTCCCTCAAATTAAAGGAGATATCGAATTTGATCATGTTACTTTTTCCTATACTAATGCTGATATTCCAGCCCTTAAGAATACTTCTTTTAAATTAAAAGCTGGCGAAAAAATAGCTTTAGTTGGTGAAACTGGTGCAGGAAAAACAACCATAACTAATTTAATTAGCAGATTTTATGACCCTACCTTTGGCTGTGTAAAAATTGATGGTGTAGATATAAAAGACGTCACTGTTGAAAGCTTAAGAAGCCAAATGGGTATAATGCTTCAAGATTCATTTTTATTTTCAACCTCAATTAAAGAAAATATACGCTATGGTAAATTAAACGCTACAGATGAAGAGGTAATACAAGCTGCAAAGGCAGTTAATGCTCATGGATTTATCGAAAAGCTAGAAAAGGGATATGATACTGACGTAAATGAAAGAGGTTCAAGACTCTCCCTTGGTCAGAGACAATTAATCGCTTTTGCAAGAGCTTTAATTGCAGATCCAAGAATACTAATACTAGATGAAGCAACTGCAAATATTGATACTGAAACTGAATTATTAGTTCAAGAAGGTATAAAAAAGCTTATGAAAGGAAGGACCTCAATAGTAATAGCACATAGACTTTCTACCATAAGAGATTGTGATAAAATTTTTGTACTTTCTAAAGGCAGAATAGTTGAGTCAGGTACTCATGATGAACTCCTTAAAAATCATGGTTATTATTATAAACTATATTCAGCCCAATACAGCTTCCTAAAGCAGGATGCTTAAAAAATTTAAGGCATCTAAAGAGTAACTAAAAAAGATAACAAAATAAATAACTTAGCTAACTCATTTAGGAGTTAGCTAAGTTAAAAACATATTAAATTAAGCTCTTTTTCAATTCCTCCTGATATATCTACCATATAATGCTTTTTAGGTACACATACGCCTGTTGTATTAAACCTTTTTGTCATAGCTTCACTCTCCATCTTTAAATAGTATGCTGCTCTGCAAAAATTACTAATAACTAATTTAATTTGTTATTACCATTTTAATACTTACATTATACCTTTAATTTATCTCTGTTTACTAGCACTTTCTAAATGTTTCAAATTATCT from the Clostridium beijerinckii genome contains:
- a CDS encoding ABC transporter ATP-binding protein, producing the protein MNDILHESSKIQIVKRLLTYVKPYKLKVTLVILLLLIVMACNSVTPYLMKISIDTFVADKNVKALFLLGCGLILMNVFSMILSGIRTIAMSKITNQILVDIRHSLYTHIQTLSFNFFDNRPVGKIISRVVGDVNALQNLLNNSIVNLIPNVFTIILVICLMLILNPMLAGICLITMPLLLFAMFYIQIKADNKWKIFREHRSSLIGYTHESLSGMKVIQGFSRKYYAKDKFDSHIGNHAKGFMTAVFTQDFFWPFLTAFRGLSMVILLGSGYVLSKQGNLSLGTLMAFFMYIEMLWRPIINLSSFYNAFVTSMSAGERIFDILDTKSDIVDEASIKALPQIKGDIEFDHVTFSYTNADIPALKNTSFKLKAGEKIALVGETGAGKTTITNLISRFYDPTFGCVKIDGVDIKDVTVESLRSQMGIMLQDSFLFSTSIKENIRYGKLNATDEEVIQAAKAVNAHGFIEKLEKGYDTDVNERGSRLSLGQRQLIAFARALIADPRILILDEATANIDTETELLVQEGIKKLMKGRTSIVIAHRLSTIRDCDKIFVLSKGRIVESGTHDELLKNHGYYYKLYSAQYSFLKQDA